The Desulfurobacterium indicum genome has a segment encoding these proteins:
- a CDS encoding transposase — MRNGITSWGTPHKYQPQEAKMELQKILPDLVKEVVKQTLESIMTAEREVFLKEHGGTKNGFYVRNLDTVIGKLENLRIPRDREGKFRTKLIEPYRRRDINLEDLILGMFASGMSARAVAQALESVFELKYSPSTISKISQVTLEEI, encoded by the coding sequence TTGAGAAATGGGATAACCTCCTGGGGAACACCCCACAAATACCAACCCCAGGAGGCAAAAATGGAACTACAGAAGATTTTACCAGACCTAGTTAAGGAAGTGGTAAAGCAAACCTTAGAGTCAATCATGACGGCTGAAAGAGAAGTGTTTCTTAAAGAACATGGAGGAACAAAGAACGGCTTTTACGTTAGAAACTTAGATACTGTTATCGGTAAGCTTGAAAATCTGAGAATTCCAAGAGATAGAGAGGGAAAATTCAGAACAAAGTTGATAGAACCTTATAGAAGAAGAGATATCAATCTTGAAGACTTAATACTTGGGATGTTTGCCTCTGGTATGAGTGCAAGAGCAGTAGCCCAGGCTCTTGAAAGCGTGTTTGAACTTAAATACTCACCCTCAACCATAAGCAAAATATCGCAGGTAACCTTAGAGGAAATA